A genomic window from Cytobacillus suaedae includes:
- a CDS encoding ATP-binding cassette domain-containing protein, whose translation MLVTPPISKDYPNNFLGGIYLSSETVSVEKPLVQIKKLKKYFNSGGVPLKAVDNLSLDILQGETVGLVGESGCGKSTAGKTIIRLLEATEGEVYFKGKNIFTLSMKEVKKLRKEVQIIFQDPYASLNPRMRIEDIIAEPLDIHGILRGKKRKERVIELLKLVGLNPEHANRYPHEFSGGQRQRIGIARALALNPKFIVCDEPISALDVSIQAQVVNLLKDLQQRLGLTYLFIAHDLSMVKYISDRVLVMYLGNMVELADSDDLYREPLHPYTKALLSAVPVPDPSKQSDRIILEGDVPSPMNPPSGCVFRTRCQHAMDICAREIPQWKEIKPRHYTACHLYNEEKN comes from the coding sequence ATGCTGGTTACACCACCCATTAGCAAAGACTACCCAAACAACTTCCTAGGAGGGATTTATTTGTCAAGTGAGACGGTTTCAGTAGAGAAGCCCTTGGTTCAAATTAAAAAGCTAAAGAAATATTTTAACTCAGGCGGTGTACCCTTAAAGGCTGTAGATAATCTAAGTTTGGATATCCTTCAAGGTGAAACAGTAGGATTAGTTGGAGAAAGTGGATGTGGGAAATCGACTGCTGGAAAGACAATCATCCGTTTATTAGAAGCAACGGAGGGGGAAGTCTATTTTAAAGGGAAAAATATCTTTACACTTTCAATGAAAGAAGTAAAAAAGCTTCGAAAAGAAGTCCAAATTATTTTTCAGGATCCCTATGCCTCATTGAATCCTAGAATGCGGATTGAAGATATTATTGCTGAGCCTCTTGATATTCATGGTATTCTAAGAGGGAAAAAACGCAAGGAACGAGTTATTGAGTTACTGAAGTTGGTTGGATTAAATCCAGAACATGCAAACCGCTATCCGCATGAATTTAGTGGTGGACAGAGACAAAGAATTGGTATAGCAAGGGCATTAGCCTTGAATCCAAAATTTATAGTTTGTGATGAGCCGATATCAGCACTAGATGTATCAATTCAGGCACAGGTCGTAAATCTCTTAAAGGACTTACAACAAAGATTAGGGTTAACCTATTTATTTATTGCACATGACCTTTCAATGGTAAAGTATATCTCTGACCGAGTATTAGTCATGTATTTAGGGAATATGGTTGAGCTTGCAGATAGTGATGACCTTTACCGAGAACCATTACATCCGTATACGAAAGCGTTGTTATCAGCTGTACCTGTACCTGATCCTTCTAAACAATCAGATAGAATCATTTTAGAAGGGGATGTACCTAGCCCAATGAATCCACCAAGTGGCTGTGTTTTTAGGACTCGTTGTCAACATGCAATGGATATTTGTGCGAGAGAAATACCTCAATGGAAAGAAATAAAACCTAGACATTATACGGCATGCCACTTATACAACGAAGAAAAAAATTGA
- a CDS encoding ABC transporter ATP-binding protein, whose translation MENLLEVNDLHVTFDTYAGVVKAVRGVSFHVKPGETVAIVGESGCGKSVTAKSIMRLLPEPQSKIKSGSILLNNSNLVEKREKEMQKIRGNEIGMIFQDPMTSLNPTSRVGAQITEGLLKHRNISKKEAYQIAINMLEMVGIPNAEKRFNQYPHEFSGGMRQRVMIAMALVCHPKLLIADEPTTALDVTIQAQILKLMKDLQKKTNTSIILITHDLGVVAEMCDRVVVMYAGQVVESGTIHEIFTKPSHPYTEGLLKSMPRIDMSRDVKLSPIPGTPPDLLSPPKGCAFYARCEKAMRVCKENPPEYEKIGDSAYAACWLHHPLAKTTQTTS comes from the coding sequence ATGGAAAATTTATTAGAGGTGAACGATTTACATGTAACGTTTGATACATATGCAGGTGTTGTGAAAGCTGTGCGTGGCGTATCTTTTCATGTAAAGCCTGGTGAGACGGTTGCAATCGTTGGTGAATCTGGGTGTGGGAAAAGTGTAACGGCTAAATCAATCATGAGGCTTTTACCTGAGCCACAGTCAAAGATTAAGAGTGGGAGTATTCTTTTAAATAATAGTAATTTAGTAGAGAAACGTGAAAAAGAGATGCAAAAAATCCGTGGTAATGAAATTGGCATGATATTTCAGGACCCAATGACATCATTAAATCCTACGAGCAGAGTAGGTGCACAGATTACAGAAGGACTATTAAAGCATCGCAACATTTCAAAAAAAGAAGCCTATCAGATTGCAATAAATATGTTAGAAATGGTTGGTATTCCAAACGCTGAAAAAAGGTTCAATCAATACCCACATGAGTTCTCAGGTGGTATGAGGCAAAGGGTAATGATTGCAATGGCGCTTGTGTGTCACCCAAAATTATTGATAGCTGATGAACCTACAACAGCATTAGACGTTACAATCCAAGCTCAAATATTAAAACTTATGAAAGATCTACAAAAGAAAACCAATACATCTATTATATTAATTACCCATGACCTAGGAGTGGTTGCAGAAATGTGTGATCGAGTGGTGGTCATGTATGCAGGTCAAGTAGTTGAGTCAGGTACAATACACGAAATATTTACTAAACCAAGCCATCCATATACGGAAGGGCTATTAAAATCAATGCCACGTATTGATATGAGTAGGGATGTAAAGCTATCTCCTATCCCGGGAACTCCTCCCGATCTGCTCTCTCCGCCTAAGGGCTGTGCTTTTTATGCACGCTGTGAGAAAGCAATGAGGGTTTGCAAAGAGAATCCACCAGAGTATGAAAAAATTGGAGATTCTGCATATGCTGCATGCTGGTTACACCACCCATTAGCAAAGACTACCCAAACAACTTCCTAG
- a CDS encoding ABC transporter permease — translation MTNRKLTEEMFLPADDNFKEAEVISRPSLTFWKDTWNRLKENKLAMFGLVLIILLIVMAIIGPYLTGYTYYEQDFTKKNLRPNSEHWFGTDQSGRDLFTRAWYGARISLFIGLMAALIDFAAGVLYGGISGVKGGKVDNAMMRIAEILYAIPYLLMVILIMIVLERGLWPIIIAMTITGWIPMARLVRGQVLQLKEYEYVQAANAMGASTSWTLRKHLLPNTMGPILVNVTLTVPTAIFAEATLSFLGLGIPAPEASWGTMANDALGSILIGNFYQLFIPAILISLTMFAFNVFGDGLRDALDPKLRK, via the coding sequence ATGACAAATAGAAAACTAACAGAGGAAATGTTCTTACCAGCTGACGATAACTTTAAAGAAGCAGAAGTAATTTCCCGACCTAGTCTTACATTTTGGAAAGATACATGGAATAGGTTAAAAGAAAATAAACTGGCAATGTTTGGGTTAGTACTGATTATTTTATTGATTGTTATGGCAATCATTGGACCATATTTAACTGGCTATACGTATTATGAACAAGATTTTACAAAGAAGAATCTACGACCAAATTCTGAGCACTGGTTCGGTACGGATCAATCTGGTAGAGATTTATTCACTAGAGCTTGGTATGGTGCGAGGATATCCTTATTTATTGGTTTAATGGCTGCATTAATTGATTTTGCTGCAGGGGTACTCTATGGTGGTATATCTGGAGTTAAAGGTGGCAAAGTGGATAATGCAATGATGAGAATCGCTGAAATACTATATGCAATTCCATATTTGCTTATGGTCATTTTAATCATGATTGTACTTGAGCGGGGGTTATGGCCTATTATCATCGCGATGACCATCACAGGCTGGATTCCTATGGCACGGCTTGTTAGGGGGCAGGTACTACAGCTAAAAGAGTATGAGTATGTACAGGCTGCTAATGCAATGGGGGCATCAACTTCATGGACACTTAGAAAGCATTTATTGCCAAATACGATGGGGCCAATTCTGGTAAATGTGACACTAACTGTTCCTACTGCTATTTTTGCAGAAGCTACTTTAAGTTTCTTAGGGTTAGGTATACCAGCTCCTGAAGCTAGTTGGGGCACTATGGCTAATGACGCACTTGGAAGTATATTAATTGGGAACTTTTATCAGCTTTTTATTCCAGCCATCCTTATTTCATTAACAATGTTTGCATTTAATGTTTTTGGTGATGGATTGAGAGATGCACTGGACCCTAAATTACGAAAATAA
- a CDS encoding ABC transporter permease, translated as MLLYTIKRLGWAVLTLWVIITITFILMHSIPGNPFAQEGTMPKAIYDNLQSYYNLDKPLIVQYGLYLKALIQFDFGPSLKSSSISVNDYITNGFPVSLHLGAQALLIAITFGLILGVIASLYRNQIPDYLSMILAIIGISVPSFILATFLMNFLAVEFQIFPVATWKSWSHTVLPSVSLAMMPLAYIARLMRSSMLEVLSQDYIITAKAKGLKRNVIIIKHAIRNAILPVITVLGILTANLVTGSFIIESIFGIPGMGEMFVTGISNRDYPVILGSTVFYSAILIFLIFLVDIAYTWIDPRIKVTGESK; from the coding sequence ATGTTACTATACACCATTAAGCGACTTGGGTGGGCTGTTCTTACATTGTGGGTCATTATCACAATAACATTTATACTCATGCATAGTATTCCCGGAAATCCATTTGCCCAAGAAGGAACAATGCCAAAAGCAATATATGATAATTTACAGAGTTACTATAATCTGGACAAACCTCTAATTGTACAGTATGGACTTTATTTAAAAGCATTAATTCAATTTGATTTTGGACCTTCATTAAAATCATCTTCAATATCAGTTAATGATTATATTACAAATGGGTTTCCGGTCTCTCTTCATCTAGGTGCTCAAGCTTTACTAATAGCGATTACTTTTGGGTTAATTCTTGGTGTTATCGCTTCTTTATATCGTAATCAAATTCCGGATTATTTATCTATGATACTAGCAATCATTGGGATATCAGTGCCTAGCTTTATTCTTGCAACATTTTTAATGAATTTTCTTGCAGTAGAATTTCAGATTTTTCCGGTTGCTACTTGGAAGTCTTGGTCTCATACAGTTTTGCCGTCCGTTTCTCTAGCTATGATGCCGCTAGCTTACATAGCTAGGCTAATGCGATCTAGTATGTTAGAGGTATTGAGCCAAGATTATATTATAACGGCAAAGGCTAAGGGATTAAAAAGAAATGTCATTATCATTAAGCATGCAATTAGAAATGCGATTCTACCCGTTATAACTGTCCTTGGCATTTTAACAGCGAATCTTGTAACAGGGAGCTTCATAATTGAAAGTATCTTCGGTATACCTGGAATGGGCGAAATGTTTGTAACTGGTATTTCCAACCGCGATTATCCTGTTATTTTAGGGTCCACTGTTTTCTATAGTGCCATTTTGATCTTTTTAATTTTCCTTGTCGATATCGCTTACACATGGATTGATCCAAGAATTAAGGTGACGGGGGAGAGTAAATAA
- a CDS encoding peptide ABC transporter substrate-binding protein, whose amino-acid sequence MRIKLYSVLVLFFAVLIALSGCFAGKEANEPTKPSNSEKPADSEEKPADDSASTSPKVLRLNNGSEPGSLHPGIAQGTHDSWVLEHAFEGLTKKSPEGEIVEGMAEKWETNDNGKTWTFYLRDGMKWSNGDPVTAHDFEYAWKYALNPKTASTYAYQLYYIKGGEAFNAAEEGADLQALEDAVGVKAVDEKTLEVELETATPYFLDLTSFYTYYPVNKAVQEANPDWYKEADTYVSNGAFKLTEWKHKESMKLEKNEHYYDHAKINLDEVHFVIIDDENTVWQMYRSGEIDLVYPLPQDVQGQLLANNDPEFNLGPDLAIYYYNINNKVKPFNNPKVRKALAMAIDRETIVEHVAQGGQTPAYSIVPPGIPDVSGDFYENSGKLFEANVEEAKKLLAEGLAEEGMDSLPPFTLTYNTLESHKIIAEAVQEMLRKNLGVEITLENVEFQVKLDREKAGDYTMSRAGWIGDYVDPMTFMDLWVSDGPYNDAQWSNAEYDRLVNLAKSSLDQAERMQAMHEAEKILIDEMPIIPVYFYTKPFTLKPYVTGIYTPINRYPQFHYADIKN is encoded by the coding sequence ATGAGAATTAAGCTTTATTCAGTTCTAGTGTTGTTTTTTGCAGTACTTATTGCACTTTCTGGTTGTTTTGCTGGTAAAGAAGCAAATGAACCAACAAAGCCATCTAACAGTGAAAAACCTGCGGACTCTGAAGAAAAACCTGCAGATGATAGTGCTAGTACAAGTCCAAAAGTTTTAAGACTAAACAATGGGTCAGAACCTGGGTCACTACACCCTGGAATAGCGCAAGGGACTCATGACTCTTGGGTGTTAGAACATGCTTTTGAGGGATTAACTAAGAAATCTCCAGAAGGTGAAATTGTTGAAGGAATGGCTGAGAAATGGGAAACAAATGATAATGGAAAAACGTGGACCTTCTATTTACGTGATGGAATGAAATGGTCTAATGGAGACCCAGTTACAGCTCATGACTTCGAATATGCATGGAAGTATGCTTTGAATCCTAAAACAGCTTCTACATATGCTTACCAGTTGTATTATATAAAAGGTGGGGAAGCATTTAATGCGGCTGAAGAGGGTGCTGACTTACAGGCTCTAGAAGATGCTGTTGGGGTAAAAGCTGTTGATGAAAAGACATTAGAAGTAGAACTAGAAACAGCTACTCCTTATTTCTTGGATTTAACTTCTTTCTATACGTATTATCCAGTGAATAAAGCTGTTCAGGAGGCAAATCCTGACTGGTATAAAGAAGCAGACACTTATGTTTCTAATGGTGCATTCAAATTAACCGAATGGAAGCATAAGGAAAGCATGAAGTTAGAGAAAAATGAACATTATTATGATCATGCTAAGATTAATCTAGATGAGGTTCATTTTGTCATTATTGATGATGAAAATACGGTTTGGCAAATGTATCGTTCAGGTGAAATTGACCTAGTTTATCCATTACCACAGGATGTTCAAGGCCAGTTACTTGCAAATAATGATCCTGAATTTAACCTTGGTCCAGATCTAGCAATCTATTACTATAATATTAACAATAAAGTAAAACCATTTAATAATCCAAAAGTAAGAAAAGCATTAGCGATGGCTATTGATCGTGAAACAATTGTCGAGCACGTAGCGCAAGGTGGCCAAACACCAGCTTATTCTATTGTACCTCCAGGAATTCCAGATGTTTCAGGTGATTTTTATGAGAACTCAGGAAAACTTTTCGAAGCAAACGTTGAAGAAGCTAAGAAACTATTAGCAGAAGGGTTAGCTGAAGAAGGAATGGATTCGCTTCCTCCTTTTACACTAACATACAATACGTTAGAGTCGCATAAGATTATTGCTGAAGCAGTTCAGGAAATGCTTCGTAAAAATTTAGGAGTAGAAATTACTCTAGAAAATGTAGAGTTCCAAGTAAAATTAGATCGTGAAAAAGCTGGGGATTACACAATGTCTCGTGCAGGTTGGATAGGAGACTACGTAGATCCAATGACATTTATGGACCTTTGGGTATCCGATGGACCATATAACGATGCACAATGGAGTAATGCGGAGTACGACAGACTAGTAAATTTAGCTAAGTCATCTCTAGATCAAGCTGAGCGTATGCAAGCAATGCATGAAGCGGAAAAAATCTTAATTGATGAAATGCCTATTATTCCAGTCTACTTCTATACAAAACCATTTACATTAAAACCATATGTAACAGGTATTTATACACCAATTAATAGATACCCTCAATTCCATTACGCGGATATTAAAAACTAA